TTGGTGATCGGATCACCGCGGTCTGTGAAGCCGCCGAAGCACTAGGCAATAATAAATATCGACTCTCAACTGATGTCTACGATGAGAACGACGAACGCGTTATCGAGGGCGAAGCCGTCATTCTCTTGGATGATCTTCCGGACACTGTTGACGAGGCGACCGAAGAAGATTAGAAACAGAGGGGAGATGTTTATCATTACGTGAATTACCAGCAATCGAACGAGTATTTGCTCTCTGTTGTTGTATCGATATTTCCATCTTTTTTGAGCCAGTCGGTCGCATCTCCGGACAACTGAACGTTTAACACTCACTCGAAAGAACGATCTGTATGCAGACGCACATCGTCCCGGTCGGATTCGACTACGACCGACTCATCGCACCACTCGTCCGGGATCAACTCGACGTCGACCGTGTCATACTTCTCGAAGGCGCGGTTGGAAGCGAGGCCAACGTCGAGTACTCCCAGCACCTCGCTGAAAAACTTGAGAAAGACTTCAGAAACCTACTCGGAGCAGAGACCCAGCGATTTGTTGTCGAAGATGTATACGATTACGACACCGCTTTCGAGCAGGCCTACGACCTGATCAACGCCGAACTCGATGGCGAACCACCCTCGGGAACCGATTCGGACGAGTTAGAGCGAGAGGATCGACCCCCAAAGGATGGCAGGCAGTGTGATAACGGTGCTGTCTGGGTTAACATTTCGTCGATGCCACGGACAGTGAGCTTCGCGTTTGCGACGGCTGCACACTCCATCATGGTCGAGCGCCAGAGCGAGCGCGAGCGCATTCGAACCTACTACACTGTTCCTGAGAAGTACTTAGAGACCGAACTCGCTGAGGAACTCCGAAAGGGGATCGATCTTCTCTCGGATCTTCAGTCTTCGGGTGTCTCCGATGAACGCATCGATGAGTGGGTGACGGATGCTCGGACAATGATCGATGAATTCGACGAACGCGGGACGACGATCGGCGCAAAATGCATCGGGGAGAGCCACATCGTCGAACTCCCTGTTGCTTCCTTCTCGAACGTCAAACCGTTCGAGGAGCTCATCCTGTTCACGCTCGGAGAACACGGCGAGTTCGCCAGCGTCTCGGAACTAGCACAAACGCTCGCGCGCGATCTGAACGAAGAGTACACCGACAGTTTCCGGTCGAAAGTCATCTACAACGTCGATCGGCTCGGTCCTGGCGGAAAGGGGTATATCGAACAGGAAGAACAGGGGAAGTCCTACCGAACCCGCTTGTCCCACATCGGACATTTGTGGGTCCGGTCACACGCCGACGAGAACGAGATGTGAGTAGCGCGGTTGTCGTCGATTCCGGGTGGCTGTCTTTCGGAACTCAAAACTAGTTGGTCTCTGACTCTGGGTCCGAATCCGGTTCCAGTGGAATCCGATTGAGTCCGACCGTATCGTAGTCCTGTTCGCTGGTAAGCACACGCTCATCACTACAGGCAATGACGCCAGCGTGAAGCGCATCAAACGGAGTCAAATGATACTCATTGAGGAAGGTCGCTGCGGCAAGAACGACATCTTCGTGTTCTTTTGGGACGATCGGGACGAGCTCCAGCAAATTAGAAATCGCTCGCGGTGTATCTATTTCGTACGCCGCTGTTTCATGATTGTAGAATAGCACTAAAACCTCGGCATAGGCTAGTATTGACGTGTGAATGTCGTCGTGCTCTTCGAGAGCACGGATAGCTGGCTTACGGAGCCAATCCTCGTCTTTCACGAGTGCCGTCAAGAAATCTGTTTCCACGTACACCTGTCAGTCCCCACGGTTCTGCGATCGGTGCTCGGCTTCGCTTTGGACCTCCCGGTGAATGGCCTTTCGTGCGTCTTCTTTCAGTTCGTCCGTGGTCTTCTCACCGAATGCGTCTCCGACAGCGGCTCGAAGCCCCGCAAGCGGGTCCTCATCGACGGGGA
The nucleotide sequence above comes from Halocatena marina. Encoded proteins:
- a CDS encoding PIN domain-containing protein → MYVETDFLTALVKDEDWLRKPAIRALEEHDDIHTSILAYAEVLVLFYNHETAAYEIDTPRAISNLLELVPIVPKEHEDVVLAAATFLNEYHLTPFDALHAGVIACSDERVLTSEQDYDTVGLNRIPLEPDSDPESETN
- a CDS encoding AbrB/MazE/SpoVT family DNA-binding domain-containing protein codes for the protein MSKSTDDRGRIYLPKDVRERFGDRYRIVELPSHVALFPVDEDPLAGLRAAVGDAFGEKTTDELKEDARKAIHREVQSEAEHRSQNRGD
- a CDS encoding DUF6293 family protein; this encodes MQTHIVPVGFDYDRLIAPLVRDQLDVDRVILLEGAVGSEANVEYSQHLAEKLEKDFRNLLGAETQRFVVEDVYDYDTAFEQAYDLINAELDGEPPSGTDSDELEREDRPPKDGRQCDNGAVWVNISSMPRTVSFAFATAAHSIMVERQSERERIRTYYTVPEKYLETELAEELRKGIDLLSDLQSSGVSDERIDEWVTDARTMIDEFDERGTTIGAKCIGESHIVELPVASFSNVKPFEELILFTLGEHGEFASVSELAQTLARDLNEEYTDSFRSKVIYNVDRLGPGGKGYIEQEEQGKSYRTRLSHIGHLWVRSHADENEM